One window from the genome of Alistipes sp. ZOR0009 encodes:
- a CDS encoding DMT family transporter, with protein MQRKSWFEGFFLGVVSSAAFGLIPLFTLPLMRVGLNFDSILFYRFSISAMLLGGLMVCRKENFKICFSELFPLIFLAILYSGTALFLFWSYLYISSGVATTIHYLYPILVTILMLVFFNEKGSLRTASAIVLAFLGVALLSWGEDGLAMSIKGLVIVLVSVVTYAFYIVGVNKMGGKDMSGNKLTFYILLIGSFLFLCNSLVRGNLQLVEGGVSYFNIFMLSLVPTVVSNLSLVYSIKNIGSTMTSILGAMEPLTAVLVGVVVFGEAFTFNVFSGMLLILMAVTLIIVAKDLEQRLGRRK; from the coding sequence ATGCAAAGAAAGAGTTGGTTTGAGGGTTTCTTTTTAGGGGTTGTTTCTTCGGCAGCGTTTGGGTTAATACCCTTGTTTACGCTTCCCTTAATGCGGGTGGGGCTAAATTTTGATAGTATTCTTTTCTATCGGTTCTCCATTTCTGCAATGTTACTTGGGGGATTAATGGTTTGTCGAAAGGAAAATTTTAAAATTTGTTTTTCAGAGCTGTTTCCTTTAATTTTTCTGGCAATACTCTACTCTGGAACTGCTCTATTCCTATTCTGGAGTTATCTTTATATATCTAGCGGAGTAGCAACTACGATTCACTACTTATATCCTATCCTTGTAACTATTTTAATGCTGGTTTTTTTTAACGAAAAAGGCTCTTTGCGGACTGCTTCTGCTATTGTATTGGCGTTTTTGGGAGTTGCGTTGCTTAGTTGGGGAGAGGATGGTTTAGCTATGAGTATTAAAGGTCTAGTCATAGTGCTTGTATCTGTAGTTACCTATGCTTTTTATATTGTTGGGGTTAATAAGATGGGGGGTAAAGATATGAGCGGAAATAAGCTTACTTTTTATATACTGCTCATTGGATCTTTTTTGTTTTTATGCAATTCATTAGTTAGAGGTAATTTGCAATTGGTAGAAGGTGGTGTTTCTTATTTTAACATATTTATGCTCTCTTTAGTTCCCACGGTAGTCTCCAACTTATCCTTAGTTTACTCCATAAAAAACATAGGTTCGACAATGACGTCGATATTGGGTGCAATGGAGCCATTAACTGCAGTGCTTGTTGGTGTTGTTGTTTTTGGGGAGGCTTTTACTTTTAATGTGTTTTCGGGGATGTTGCTGATTTTGATGGCGGTGACATTGATTATTGTTGCTAAGGATTTGGAGCAAAGATTAGGTAGAAGAAAATGA
- a CDS encoding M3 family metallopeptidase, translating to MKRLIFMAASTAMLLAGFEGSAQNNPFFSEFKTPHQVPDFQNIKLDHYLPAYLEAIKQHDAEIAAIANNKARPTFENTIVALDNSGEMLGRVSSVFGNILGTDGDKAMRDLAKQITPLTSKHYDDVNFNEKLFARVKEVYNNKSITKKLTTEQKMLLDKTFKGFVRSGAGLPADKIERLRQINGELSMLSLKFGDNNLAETNNFRLILENKNDLAGLPQSVVNAAAVEAKKAGQEGKWIFTLQKPSMIPFLQYSQKRELRERLYNGYLNRGNNYNENDNKEVIKQILSLSKERSNILGFETTADYILDDRMAKNASNVYKLLDQVLTPALKVAKKELADMQELAKSEGMNEPLQSWDWWYYAEKVRKAKYDLDEEQLRPYFKLENVREGIFYVANKLYGLEFKKINNIPVPNKELTDAFEVTEKGKHIGILYMDYHPRATKRVGAWCTSFRRQSNVDGKFVTPVVSIVTNFSAPTAEAPALLNADEVETFFHEFGHALHNLLSNVHYKGIAATQVPRDFVELPSQINEHWAFQPEVLKVYAKHYKTGEVIPTELVEKLEKSGKFNQGFATVEYTAAARLDLDYYTQKDFSELDINSFEKKSLNSMGIIPQIAPRYRTTYFSHIWGGGYSAGYYSYMWAEVLDADAFDAFAQKGIFDPATAKSFRDNVLSKGGSDDAMIMYKRFRGAEPSIQPLLKNRGLN from the coding sequence GTGAAAAGACTGATCTTTATGGCTGCAAGCACCGCAATGCTTCTAGCTGGATTTGAGGGCAGTGCCCAAAACAATCCTTTTTTCAGCGAGTTTAAAACTCCCCACCAGGTCCCCGACTTTCAAAACATAAAGTTGGACCATTACCTACCCGCATACCTGGAAGCGATCAAACAGCATGATGCCGAAATTGCAGCAATTGCAAACAACAAGGCTCGTCCGACATTCGAAAACACAATTGTGGCTTTAGACAATAGCGGAGAAATGCTGGGCAGAGTTTCTTCTGTATTTGGAAATATTCTTGGCACTGATGGCGATAAAGCCATGCGCGATCTTGCAAAACAAATCACACCTCTTACATCCAAGCACTACGACGACGTAAACTTCAACGAAAAGCTATTTGCTCGAGTAAAAGAAGTTTACAACAATAAATCAATTACAAAGAAGCTGACTACAGAGCAAAAAATGCTCTTAGACAAGACCTTCAAAGGTTTTGTTCGATCTGGAGCTGGGCTACCTGCCGACAAAATTGAAAGACTTCGCCAAATCAACGGAGAACTTTCGATGCTATCGCTCAAGTTTGGAGATAACAACCTTGCTGAAACCAACAACTTTAGATTAATTCTTGAAAACAAGAATGATTTAGCAGGACTACCTCAAAGTGTTGTAAATGCAGCTGCAGTTGAGGCTAAAAAAGCTGGACAAGAAGGAAAATGGATCTTCACCCTTCAAAAGCCAAGCATGATTCCTTTCCTTCAATATTCGCAAAAGCGCGAACTTCGTGAACGCTTATACAACGGATACCTAAACCGTGGGAATAACTACAACGAAAACGACAACAAAGAGGTTATCAAACAAATTCTATCGCTCTCGAAGGAGCGCTCTAACATTCTTGGCTTTGAAACCACTGCCGACTATATTCTTGACGATAGAATGGCTAAAAATGCTTCGAATGTTTATAAACTTCTAGATCAAGTGCTAACACCTGCCCTCAAAGTTGCCAAAAAGGAACTTGCAGACATGCAAGAACTAGCAAAATCTGAAGGGATGAATGAACCATTACAATCATGGGACTGGTGGTACTATGCCGAAAAAGTTCGCAAAGCAAAATACGATCTCGATGAAGAGCAACTTCGTCCATACTTTAAATTGGAGAATGTACGTGAAGGAATCTTCTATGTTGCCAACAAGCTCTACGGACTTGAATTCAAAAAAATCAACAATATTCCAGTACCCAACAAAGAGTTAACAGATGCCTTCGAAGTAACAGAAAAAGGCAAGCACATTGGAATTCTTTATATGGACTACCATCCTCGTGCTACCAAACGAGTTGGAGCTTGGTGTACCAGCTTCCGTCGCCAATCTAATGTTGATGGCAAGTTTGTAACGCCCGTTGTTTCTATTGTTACCAACTTCTCGGCACCAACCGCAGAAGCACCAGCCCTACTTAATGCAGATGAAGTTGAAACCTTCTTCCACGAGTTTGGACATGCCCTACACAACCTACTATCGAACGTACACTACAAAGGCATTGCAGCAACCCAAGTTCCACGAGATTTTGTAGAGCTACCTTCACAAATTAACGAACACTGGGCATTTCAACCTGAAGTTCTTAAAGTTTATGCAAAGCACTACAAAACAGGCGAAGTTATTCCAACAGAACTTGTTGAAAAACTTGAAAAGAGCGGCAAGTTTAACCAAGGATTTGCAACAGTTGAATATACAGCAGCAGCACGCCTTGATCTTGACTACTATACCCAAAAAGATTTCAGTGAATTAGACATCAACAGTTTTGAAAAAAAATCGCTTAACTCTATGGGTATTATTCCGCAAATAGCTCCACGCTATAGAACCACCTACTTCTCTCACATTTGGGGAGGTGGCTATTCTGCAGGCTATTACAGCTACATGTGGGCTGAAGTTTTAGACGCTGATGCATTTGACGCATTTGCCCAAAAAGGGATTTTTGATCCTGCAACGGCAAAGTCGTTCCGCGACAATGTTCTATCAAAAGGAGGTTCTGACGATGCAATGATCATGTACAAGCGATTCCGCGGTGCTGAACCTAGTATCCAACCACTTCTGAAAAATAGAGGCCTAAATTAG
- a CDS encoding GntR family transcriptional regulator, translated as MEFNDKSAIYLQIADYMCDNILMETWKANEKILSIRELAVNLEVNPNTAMRAYEFLQTRGIIYNKRGIGYFVSEDAVLKVRNYMKEEFINQSLPVFFKSIFQLDINFGELEAMYNDYKLTLINASNEN; from the coding sequence ATGGAATTTAACGATAAAAGCGCGATATACCTTCAAATTGCCGATTACATGTGCGACAATATCCTGATGGAAACATGGAAGGCTAACGAAAAGATTCTCTCCATTAGGGAGTTGGCGGTTAATTTGGAGGTTAATCCCAATACAGCAATGAGGGCGTATGAATTTCTCCAAACTAGGGGGATTATTTATAATAAACGGGGAATCGGCTATTTTGTATCTGAAGATGCAGTTCTGAAGGTTCGAAATTACATGAAGGAGGAATTCATAAACCAGTCGCTTCCTGTATTTTTTAAAAGCATATTTCAGCTCGACATCAACTTTGGAGAGCTGGAGGCTATGTACAATGATTATAAGTTAACCTTAATAAATGCATCAAATGAAAACTAG
- a CDS encoding GIN domain-containing protein, with amino-acid sequence MTIISAHNISKRFDVYKERGEMIKGDHSQMYAYNLPWCNKMEVKGENSLNVHIRQSSNSSTKVWVERTYKDSVVVNVNDSSLTISSMMKNSNALVIVYMPKLTEVEANSAECYLSDFASDFLRIKALGNANISLDKSNIKEMDFLADDNASMDVKDNVKVAAWSIHMNGNARLYGISPNSKLNMSVKGNANVSLAD; translated from the coding sequence GTGACAATTATCTCTGCACATAATATTTCTAAGCGTTTTGACGTTTACAAGGAACGAGGAGAAATGATAAAAGGAGACCATTCGCAGATGTACGCGTATAATCTTCCGTGGTGCAATAAAATGGAGGTGAAAGGTGAGAATTCTTTAAATGTGCATATTCGGCAATCATCCAATTCTTCAACAAAAGTTTGGGTAGAAAGAACTTATAAAGATTCTGTTGTCGTGAATGTGAACGATAGCTCTTTAACGATATCATCTATGATGAAGAATAGTAATGCATTAGTGATAGTTTATATGCCTAAGTTAACCGAGGTTGAAGCCAATAGTGCAGAGTGCTATTTGTCTGATTTTGCTTCGGATTTTCTTAGAATTAAAGCATTGGGGAATGCGAATATCTCGCTTGATAAAAGTAATATAAAAGAAATGGACTTCTTGGCAGACGATAACGCGTCGATGGATGTTAAAGATAATGTAAAAGTTGCTGCATGGAGTATTCATATGAATGGTAATGCTAGATTGTATGGCATTTCTCCAAACAGCAAGCTGAACATGTCCGTGAAAGGAAATGCAAATGTCTCTTTGGCTGATTAA
- a CDS encoding ATP-binding cassette domain-containing protein, whose protein sequence is MIDISNLQFRYSKKRLLFKDLCLNLEAGHIYGLLGKNGAGKTTLLKLIGGMLFPLKGDCKIVGFTPQKREPNFLDDIFYIPEDIYVSDLKVRDFVRSNSPFYPHFDLGNFLSYIKEFEIGFDEKLTSLSFGQKKKAIIAFGLATNCSILILDEPTNGLDIPSKSQFRKIVASVATEDRCVIISTHQVRDLDNLIDSVIILDDGEIALSQPVDAITDKLVFKTVPLELAPKAIYGEPSLKGFTGVFYNENGESSKLDMEILFNSVLAQKSLIQKVFTNK, encoded by the coding sequence ATGATTGATATTTCAAATTTGCAATTTAGATACAGCAAGAAAAGGTTGCTTTTTAAGGATCTTTGCTTGAATTTAGAAGCTGGGCATATATATGGCTTGCTAGGAAAGAATGGTGCCGGCAAAACAACCTTGCTTAAGCTGATTGGGGGAATGCTGTTTCCTTTAAAGGGGGATTGCAAGATTGTCGGGTTTACACCCCAGAAACGTGAACCTAACTTCTTAGATGATATTTTTTATATTCCTGAGGATATTTATGTTAGCGATCTTAAAGTTCGTGATTTTGTAAGGTCAAATTCACCCTTTTATCCCCATTTCGATTTAGGTAATTTTTTGAGCTACATAAAGGAATTCGAAATTGGGTTTGATGAGAAGTTGACTAGCCTTTCTTTTGGCCAAAAAAAGAAGGCAATTATAGCTTTTGGTTTAGCAACCAACTGTTCGATTCTTATTCTAGATGAACCAACTAACGGGCTCGATATTCCTTCCAAAAGCCAGTTTCGAAAGATTGTGGCTTCTGTGGCAACAGAAGATCGCTGTGTTATAATCTCAACGCATCAGGTTCGCGATTTGGATAACTTGATTGATTCTGTAATTATTTTGGATGACGGAGAAATTGCCTTAAGCCAGCCAGTTGATGCGATTACGGATAAGCTAGTATTTAAAACCGTTCCTTTAGAATTGGCTCCTAAGGCAATTTATGGCGAGCCTTCGCTTAAAGGGTTTACAGGCGTTTTCTATAATGAAAATGGCGAATCAAGTAAGCTGGATATGGAAATTTTATTTAACTCAGTTCTTGCACAGAAGAGTCTAATTCAAAAAGTATTCACTAACAAATAG